Genomic DNA from Oncorhynchus nerka isolate Pitt River linkage group LG17, Oner_Uvic_2.0, whole genome shotgun sequence:
TGTTATGTGTGTCTATCCCTACAGTTTGTCCTTTTCTAGCTGTGCCATGTACAAAATGGTGCTGACCCCAGACTGGGTTTATAGACTGCCTCTGTCTGTATAGTCTACTTTATATTCAACTGTCTGTTTTATAGTCAACAGTCTGTACTCTGTCAGCCGGGACTCTAGTCTGTCTCTAACTTGTCTCTCTGGCGTTGTCAGGTGCGACTCCACAGAGAGGCTGAGGAACTCCCTGGACTACTTGAGGTCTGTCCTAAACGACACCACCAACTTTAAGCTCATTTACAGATACGCCTTCGATTTTGCTCGGGTGAGTGAGACAAAGCCGCATCTGCAGTATTCTCACTAGATTTCCTCTGACTGGGATATTTATTCCCCTGGGATATTTATTTTGACTCTTATATTTATTTGTTGATGTTTAGATTCAACACACGAAAGATGACAGACAAATGAAACTATTACCATTTGTAGAAATAAACACAAGGGATAAGTGACGTCATGTAGGGAAGTACGTCTGTGCTGTCAGCTCTTAGTTTTGAGTGTGTGAAGATAACTTTCCTATTTGTCTTGCATGGCTGAAGCTCTCATCAGGAGTACTGCTCTTTCTATTGAGTCAGTCATATTTGACCCCTGACTTCTGAGAcatctgttagggctctattcaatctgtaaagGTGAGGCATTACAGACTCCGCAGAataaatgtaaaggtcatttccgtTTGAGCCGACATGTTTACAGGGAAGGCTGTCTCCGCTaaagcgggaacattgcctttaaatttcagtCACGCTGTAAAGCTGAATTTCCGTGATACTGATTGAATAGAGACCTTCATTTCTGATTTTGTAGGAAAAGGACCAGAGGAGTTTAGACCTGAACACAGCCAAATGCATGCTGGGGCTTCTCCTGGGGAAGACGTGGCCACTGTTTCCTGTATTCAATCAGTTTTTAGAGGTATGGTGTCTAACTAACCTGTGTAACATTCAACTTGATACCGTACATACAACATTTGACACGGTTTTGTCACTATGTATTGactgcctgtcctgtctgtcattcAGCAATCCAAGTATAAGGTTATCAACAAAGACCAGTGGTGCAACGTTCTAGAGTTCAGCAGGACAATCAACCTAGACCTCAGTAACTATGATGAGGATGGAGCCTGTAagtggacacatacacacacacacacactaatacacactcaCTCATTCCCTAAGTGGTACAAGGGATCAGTGCTCTTAACGCGatccttcttttctctctccttttgtcAGGGCCCGTTTTGTTGGATGAGTTTGTGGAATGGTacaaagaaagagagatgtcATAGCATCAGGTAGACTGCAACAAAACCACGTTATAATACAACGACGATGACAAACGGCTATGAGAAAACTAAAAACAAAGAATACAAAATGGGAGAGGTGCTTGTCAGTGATGGCAGGTGGCGCATCCAGGTAATGATAGCGATATggtttggggggagggggggggggggttaggtgCAAGCCGCTCTGGCGAGATTAGGATGTAGGTCACCATGGAGACAAAAACCCTCTCCAGGTAATGATCCCTACCCATGTTACATTGTGGGTAATCACACGGCGAGCCCCAGTGGCGTTGCGCCCCCTCACTGTGATGTCATATTGCTGCGTGTTAGGATATCGTGTTCTCATGAGTGGCTAAATGGTTTTGTGTGTGCCAGAGATCCACTCTTGAACCCTTTGCTCCCGTTAGGAGGTATTAAACTAAATCCCTCCATTTTGAACGGTCGGTCTTAGTCTTAAAAACAAGGTCATTTTGACCCGGTCACATTTGAATTATTGCATATCCGTGCTTTGAACTTGATCTGTGCTTGACTCTTTATAACCTACAGAACCCATCGTTTCTATCAGTTTTGTCCTGTTTGGGTTGAATTGGAATTCTTGAAGAAGCACACTGTCAAAtggctgagtgttacagtagttgGTATTTTAGTCATGGTCATTAAAGCTGTTGTTACAGGTGGATGATGACACCTGTACAGTTTACTGTGATGAAGTCATTTGTGCCAGTGCTTTTTGAGCCCCTTTTTTTCCATCCTTAGTCTTACTGTGATACCAGCCTGTGCTAAAGCTTTGTAGCCCCCGGTGAAGGCTTCAGATTACCTCATACCACAACAACTAACCAATCAGCAGTGCTGCTTATGAACTCTTATTACAGTGCAGTGGTCAGTCGTTAGTGGACTGGCCAGCATTCATTGGTTATGTGACCAATCTATGTTTCTAAGCTGTAGGTTTTTAAGAGTTTTCTGTGCCTCTTTAACCATTTATAGAAGTCACTTTACttgcaccccacacacacacacacacacacacacacacacagtggtcagGGATACGTTCAGGATTAAATTAGACTGTTTGGCCTAAGTTGCAAGTTAAAATAGAAACGTACCTCTATTTTTTCTTCATATCTGGCATATTGCTTTGGTCTTGTCTTCTGTTATGTCCACTGAACATGTCCAGTTTAATCCATATTACTAacgagcctctctctctccccagtactGAGAGTGTTATAATTGGAAGACTGTTTAAGGCCTTTGAGGAATAGGTTGTGTAGGGTAGGCAGGCTGTACATTAAGGGGAAATCCAATCCCAGCATGCATGCATTGCCATGTATCATTCAAGAGGTCTCAAAACCATGGACATTGACGGGTTAGATTTAGAACCCGGTGGTGATGTAATGGTGTTCTTTTTGCCTAGCGTAGGGCTAATGTTCTTGTAACACATGTCAACTTTTGTCTCTAGCTGTGATGTGACGCTCAATTGTCATGAGAGTGAAACCTTGCATGCGTGCTCTCCATCAGAGCCATCTGCGAATGGATGAGattttttgaatacttattttattgttgttgtttttgtacaGGAATTTGTGCAAGTGTTTTTTTGTGCTTCATTTGATATCCTTGGTCATGTTGTCTTAACGCTTTATGAAAACCATGACTGTGCATATTCAGAGCTGGAACACACATGCAAACTCATTTGGGGAAGAGGAGTTCCATCCTGCATTTGCCCAACCACTcccttctaacacacacacacagaaccacacTGTTAGTCTCTCAAACAAATTGACATGAACTGAAATTAACAAAAGTTTGAGAAATTGGAGAAAGAAGACACGTTTTGTGCAGTGTTGAAGGTGTGGTGTAAGAATGGTATCCGGTCATATGTCAATCATTTATTGGTCAAACCCAGTGGTCTGAACTAAAGCATGTACAGTAAATGGTTCAATTTCTGAAGTAATAAGAACACATGATAGCTTCACCTATCAGTGATCCATGATGCTTTGACTGTCAGTAATCAGTGTATTTGTGTATATTAGGTTTTGGTAGGAGATGGAGCTAGTTTCTAAAAGGCTCACTAATCATTTGCACAAAGTCTAATTCAGATGGTATTCTACATTGGTATTGCAGGAGGAAGAACAACTTTGTCctgactgtatgtacagtatgtatgtctgTTTTCACTGTAACCTATCTCTACGTATAAATGGGTTTATTAACTTATCGTTGTCTttcatttttgctttgtcattttccTTTTACAGAACGATTGTGAACAATTGTTGTCAAAGGATGTTTCATTCTGCGTTCCTAAATTGCACAGGATCATATTTGGTCCCTCTACTGTAGGCCTAATGTATTTTTGTTCTGACTATTGCATTACCACAGTAATAACTacatgtgcagtgtgtgtgtgcaccttatTATTCGGGTATCCATAGAACAACAGAGACAAAGGCATCACAAACACAGTTACTTTCTTTACAGGTTTATTTATGATGCATACCAacgtggtctcagagcatttcgtatgatatgttatgaatttcaaTTCAtacgatatgttacgaattccaatttgtcgtggctaacgttagctaggggtggctaatgctaatgttagctaggttagggttagggaggttagctaaaatggttagggttaggggaagagttGGCTAACATTTTAAGTTGTGGCTAATTGGCTAAAATGCtcaagttgtccatgatgaggttcaaacacacaacctttgggttgctaggtGTTCACGTTCTATGCTTACCCATCCACCTGACCAACTACCCTCCGtttgtactccctgacgaaggccatgtAGCTGAAACACGTTGGGtttttgtttctattgaacattccatacaaataaaggcattttaatgaattatatgaagagtgccttggtcctcctttctttttgatgaccaattcaccccttttaccaaagaacaccttctgtctaccaaaatgtactattgtgtcccttagtagcgcttcccttcctccttTTTCCACCCTCCTTTTTGTTTTTGATTTAAGTAACCTATCTTATGTAaacataccaaacataacatacactacatgaccaaaagtatgtggacatctgcttgtcgaacatctcattccaaaatcatggacattaatgtggagttggtcctccttttgctgctttaacagcctccactcttctgggaagactttccactagatgttggaacattgctgcaggaacttgcttccattgagccacaagaacattagtgaggtcaggcgcTGATGTTGGCCTGACTcgtagtcggcgttccaattcattccaaaggtgttcgatggagttgaggtcagggctatgtgcaggccagtcaagttcttccacaccgatcttgacaaaccatttctgcatggacctcgTTTTGAGCACGgggccattgtcatgctgaaacaggaaagggccttccccaaactgttgccacaaagttggaagcacaacattttctagaatgttattgtatgctgtagcgttaagatttcccttcactgaaactaaggggccgagcccgaaccatggaaaacagccccagaccatcattcctcctccatcaaactttacagttggcactatgcattggggcaagtagccatggaaacccatttcatgaagctcctgacaaacagtaatTGTGccgaagttgcttccagaggcagtttggaactcggtagtgtgtTGCAACGTTTTTTACGCGCTTCATCACTCAGGGGTCCCGTTcgatgagcttgtgtggcctaccacttcatggctgagccgttgttgctcctagacatttctattccacaataacagcacttacagttgaccagggaagctctagcagggcagaaatttgacgtactgacttgttggaaaggtggcatcagaatgacagtgccacgttgaaagtcacagagctcttcagtaaggccattctactgccaatgtttgtctatggagattacatggctgtcTGCTCGATTTTattcacctgtcagcaatgggtgtgactgaaatagctgAAAACAGTCATgttaaggggtgtccacatacttttgtatatatagtgtatcataCTAATTTCAGGGTCCCGGATTTACGTttgctatgttacgtctagtctatgaccAGTCTGTGCATACACATCATGTGGAGAGGCAGTGTCATGAAGATATATATTTTGTGGCAAAGAAAAAAGGGGATTTGTGTATCGAGTAAGGTAGGTAAGGATGTGAATCTAGGAAATTCAAACAGTGTTTCATGCTCCCACCTTTACAATCCCTCAGTCTATTATATCATTCAAAGTCATATAAACAGCATTTTCATTACGATTAACATGTCTGGTTTTCCACCACAAATTACTCATATTTTACAATGTAAGAACAGTATAATTctgtaataaaatataaaatccAACTTCTAATTTCTTTGTCGTCTGCTGCGTTTTTCTCAATATTAAGTGCAACTTATCTTAAATCAGCACAAACAAATACAGTCGGTCTTAAGCCTCACTGTGTCTCACAGTGGAGAAGGTCAGGTCAGAACCATCCCTCTCGGAGATCTCACTATGCTGTGTGGCCATAATGGTTTCTGGGGTAACGCTCTGGTACTGACGAGCTGTGCCGAATGGTTTAGCAGCCAATAACCCCATATAgttctctccttcatctccctgTGTCATGGATGTACGGCCAAATCCATCTATGGCTCTCCACCTCTGTTGTCCCCTGCTCCTCCATCCAGAACCAGCTGCCTCTTCTCCCTCTGGGAATGGTGGTGGTGTTCCTGGGGCACTAGGTGGAGCCAGGTGGGGCTGAATGTCTACAACTAGACGCCTCCTATGGCGGGGGATTTGGAGTGGAGACTCTATAGGCCTCGCCTCATCAGTGGAAGTGGAGAAAAGGGATGATGTTTTTGGAAAAGACAGTTGGGGAGAGGGATTGGTTTCTTCCTCAAAGCCTCCGTCCTTTCTGCTAATGGTACGCTCTAGTATGGGACTGCTGTAGTCTGCTCTGGCTCTCCTGCCCACCTCATCTGTGCTGCTGTCTGAGTTGATATTGAGAGCACTCCTTTGAGAGAAAGAAACATTCATGTTTGTAGAACTGTCCTTTGTGTCCCACCTTTGTGTCTCTGACAGTGCCTTCAGACCACCAAGCCCTGGCCTTTCCCACCTGTCCTCTGCTCCGgtcttcctctccacctcctctgtgGTACTGGCTGAGTTGTAAAGGCTGATATTGAGAGCTCTTCTTGGGGCAAAGGAGACATTAATAGGCGTGTCCCCAGGACTGAGCGAGAAATCTGTGACGTCTCTCCCTGGTTTCTTTGTGTGTTCTGTAAGCTCATCTCCATTCTCACTGCTAGCAGAGGATGATTCGGCAAGTGTAGCATCCTGAGAGGGCTGGATATTCTGATGCCTCCAGAGTCCAGGGATGTAGAGTGGAACTGGTGGCTCCTCAGTTCTCGCCCTGTCTGAGGAGGTGGAgtaaaatattgatgttttgggAGCAGGCTTGGCATCTTCCTGAAAACCTCTATCATTTGTGGTGGTTATACTCTCATACTTTGACTCTGATGATTGATTTTGAAAACTCTCCTTGGAGAAGCCAATGTTGAGAGCTTCCCTTGGAACAAAAGAGACATTAATGGGTGTGTCTCTAGGACTGAGAGATGGATACTTATATGTGACATCAGGGACCTTagctttctcctcttctcttttttGGTTCATTGTAGTCTCATCTTCACTCTCACTGCTGGAAGAGGTTGATTCAGAGTTATGCGATGTTCGTAGGGAAGCAGGTGGAGTTTCCTGATGAGGCTGAATATCCACATGTCTCCTGAAAATAGGGATATAGAGTGGAACTAGAGACTCTTCATCCCTTGTCCCATCTGAGGGAATTGAAGATTTGGGAAGGGGCTCCTTTGTACTGATGGCAATCTGGGAGGTTAGACCCATGCCAGTCAAACTTGGCTCTGATTGATACTGAAAACCCTCCTTGGAGAAGCCAATATTGAGCGCTTTCCTTGGAGCAAAAGAGACATCAATGCCTGCGGGAATGAAAGATGAATCGGAGTCCTGAGATTTCTCTTCCCTTTTTTGCTTCATTGTCGTCTCATCCTCACTTTCACTGTTAGAAGAGGATGAACCAGCAGGTCGGCGTGACCCTGGGGCAGCAGGTGGAGTTTCCTGAGTGGCCTGAATATCTAAATGTTCCCCGAGGCTGGGGATATCTAGTGGAGTCTCTCCAGTCCTTGTCCCTTCTGGGAATCGATTTTGGGGAAGAGGCTCCTTTGGGGTGAATTCACTCTGAGAGGAGAGATCCAAGCTAGGCGACCTTGTCTCAGGCTCTTGTTGATATTGAAAACCCTCCTTGGAGAAGCTGATATTGAGAGCTTTCCTTGGGGCTATAGAGACATTAATGTCTCCAAGACTGAGAAATGGATCCTTGTGTGTGACATCTGGGACCTCTCTGTCAAGTTCCTTACTCTCACTTCCAGAAGAGGATGAACCAGAGGGTGGTGGTGTTTGTGGGGCAGCAGGGGGAGTCTCCTGAGGAGGCTGAATATCCACATGTCTCTTGAAACTGGGGATATAGAGTGGAACTAGAGACTCTTCATCCCTCGTCCCATCTGAGGGAATTGAAGATTTGGGAAGGGGCTCCTTTGTACTGATGGCAATCTGGGAGGTTAGACCCATGCCAGTCAAACTTGGCTCTGATTGATACTGAAAACCCTCCTTGGAGAAGCCAATATTGAGCGCTTTCCTTGGTGCAAAAGAGACATCAATGCCTGCGGGAATGAAAGATGAATCGGAGTCCTGAGATTTCTCTTCCCTTTTTTGATTCATTGTCGTCTCATCTTCACTTTCACTGTTAGAAGAGGATGAACCAGCAGGTCGGCATGACCCTGGGGCAGCAGGTGGAGTTTCCTGAGTGGCCTGAATATCTAAATGTCCCCGGATGCTGGGGATATCTAGTGGAGTCTCTCCAGTCCTTGTCCCTTCTGGGAATCGATGTTGGGGAGGAGGCTCCTTTGGGGTGAATTCACTCTGAGAGGAGAGATCCAAGCTAGTCGACCTTGTCTCAGGCTCTGATTGATATTGAAGACCCTCCTTGGAGAAGCCAATATTGAGAGCTTTCCTTGGAGCAAAAGAGACATCAATGCCTGCGGGAATGAAAGATGAATCTGGGACCTtagctttctcttctcttttttGATTCATTGTAGTCTCATCCTCACTTTCACTTCTAGAAGAGGATGAACCAGAGGGTGGTGGTGTTCGTGGTGGAGCAGGTGTAGTGTCCTGAGGAGGCTGAATATCCAGACATCTCCTGAGGCTGGGGATATAGAATGGAGCTGGAGACTCTCCAGCCCTTGTCCCGTCTGAGGGCAATGAAGTCTCCTTTGGGGTGATGGCACTCTGGAGAGAAAGACCCACGCCAGTCAACCTTTTTTCAGGCTCTGGTTGATATTGGTAACCTTGCTTGGAAAAGCCGATATTGAGAGCTTTCCTTGGAGCCAAAGAGACATTAATGTCTCCAAGACTGAGAGATGAATTCTTCTGTGAGACATCTGGGACCTCTCTGTCAAGTTTCATTGAGTTATCTGTAGTCTCATCTTCACTCTCACTGCTGGAAGAGGATTCAGAGGGTGGTGGTGTTTTTGCGGGAGCAGGTGAAGCTTCCTGAGGAGGCTGAATATCTAAACGCTTACTGAGTCTGGGGATGTAGACTGAAACTGGTGGGTCTTCAACCCTTGCCACGTCTGAGGGCAATGACGTTTGGGGAAGGGGCTCCTTTGTGCTGATGGCACTCTGGGTGGTTCGATCCAAGCCAGTCGAC
This window encodes:
- the LOC115145115 gene encoding uncharacterized protein LOC115145115: MRTRKGTGWFVMAVSQWMFCAAVLLLLIQGLQCSPVPPACPESCLCQKGLLNCSFAGLSQAQQHVPSTVTELDLSHNLLKSVTPSWSSWRLKSLWLGHNSITHLSLCVRRTWRGKHWKIPLSRSRGRCVSWAPTLQLLSAERNQLEMIPEGLGGSEFLQVLQLSHNRISDLRPGDLSRCPLLREIHLQHNRISNLHPQALRDMPELRVLDLSFNLLTTITPSAYLSLRNLNALVEVSGNRWRCDCSLRSLRRKMAYDRDRALQQTWRGVVCTSPSTHAGRDLLHLEDSDLTCSTAENRAGLHQDVTVDKGMEILLPCGSPKQDSTWWTPNGQVPGSQAGLLISDITERDAGLYVCISGPHKESVSVFNLLVHKAERKTRDTRSLHRERLQMNSELGSIQGEGQETDLNSLDLHRATQRTQSDLVLAVCLSVFITFLVAFVIGALTRPLLDALWRRCCSCCNRTKQSASPPQSVSSAGQSPYDNKAYSDEDEREELGTHRERRVTFSGHPSEQMDQNSIPYYDTVANGMQDNLAGEYDATYENVQERDTSHPSLEVYHPPEEEKPRVRGSVSSGSFRHDNPETDTHSGDLSDMSLSEPQRGAYPVHTHGMEFESIPDPEQLQGCRSSSVSSHSDQESPDRDQDMDWPKDNLAQRLEELKTRNNSWEPQSPQKEDDSFERSSDFPTVKPVDVLQINIGRVGEIPGFAYRKSNMADPNPMDPELWNDSGESFEFPDSIQGASARSSSQDLSGSAFADQLRKDYEQAWNKETLVEEWRENDESSSSNSSDSGNEPTEYTVNPEMGVVKEKEIVQDALPHDSTTDPAAANPYLKHDVSLDKQHYKDPVSPSPDEDGFHVSELRQEVQRSHLFSEHSDLSSDSSDEPTKYTVNKDSDEEEEDEAQVPAVTHKGPSLSLGDINVSLASRKALNIGFSKDGFQYQPEPETRSTGLDRTTQSAISTKEPLPQTSLPSDVARVEDPPVSVYIPRLSKRLDIQPPQEASPAPAKTPPPSESSSSSESEDETTDNSMKLDREVPDVSQKNSSLSLGDINVSLAPRKALNIGFSKQGYQYQPEPEKRLTGVGLSLQSAITPKETSLPSDGTRAGESPAPFYIPSLRRCLDIQPPQDTTPAPPRTPPPSGSSSSRSESEDETTMNQKREEKAKVPDSSFIPAGIDVSFAPRKALNIGFSKEGLQYQSEPETRSTSLDLSSQSEFTPKEPPPQHRFPEGTRTGETPLDIPSIRGHLDIQATQETPPAAPGSCRPAGSSSSNSESEDETTMNQKREEKSQDSDSSFIPAGIDVSFAPRKALNIGFSKEGFQYQSEPSLTGMGLTSQIAISTKEPLPKSSIPSDGTRDEESLVPLYIPSFKRHVDIQPPQETPPAAPQTPPPSGSSSSGSESKELDREVPDVTHKDPFLSLGDINVSIAPRKALNISFSKEGFQYQQEPETRSPSLDLSSQSEFTPKEPLPQNRFPEGTRTGETPLDIPSLGEHLDIQATQETPPAAPGSRRPAGSSSSNSESEDETTMKQKREEKSQDSDSSFIPAGIDVSFAPRKALNIGFSKEGFQYQSEPSLTGMGLTSQIAISTKEPLPKSSIPSDGTRDEESLVPLYIPIFRRHVDIQPHQETPPASLRTSHNSESTSSSSESEDETTMNQKREEEKAKVPDVTYKYPSLSPRDTPINVSFVPREALNIGFSKESFQNQSSESKYESITTTNDRGFQEDAKPAPKTSIFYSTSSDRARTEEPPVPLYIPGLWRHQNIQPSQDATLAESSSASSENGDELTEHTKKPGRDVTDFSLSPGDTPINVSFAPRRALNISLYNSASTTEEVERKTGAEDRWERPGLGGLKALSETQRWDTKDSSTNMNVSFSQRSALNINSDSSTDEVGRRARADYSSPILERTISRKDGGFEEETNPSPQLSFPKTSSLFSTSTDEARPIESPLQIPRHRRRLVVDIQPHLAPPSAPGTPPPFPEGEEAAGSGWRSRGQQRWRAIDGFGRTSMTQGDEGENYMGLLAAKPFGTARQYQSVTPETIMATQHSEISERDGSDLTFSTVRHSEA